DNA from Triplophysa dalaica isolate WHDGS20190420 chromosome 21, ASM1584641v1, whole genome shotgun sequence:
tgaaatgtgctttgtatttgtccgtagggtgtgagtgcgtgagtgcgtgagtgcgtgagtgcgtgagtgcgtgagtgaatgagtgaatgagtgaatgagtgagtgtgtgtgccctgcgatgggttggcactccatccagggtgtatcctgccttgatgcccgatgactcctgagataggcacaggctccccgtgacccgaggtagttcggataagcggtagaaaatggaatggaatggaatgtgcTTTGTATAGCTGTTTGTCCTTTGAGCTAGTCTGATGCTTAtcaatttgaaagaaaaaaactgacagCTCTATCCAGAGACACACACTTAAagttaaagtaatagttcaccaaaacaatttaaattctgtcataatttacccagactcatgtcatttcaaacctgtacgactttcatctgcagaacacaaaagaagaaatattgaagaatgttgataaccgaagtACAGCtttacccattgacttgcataggTGTTGTCCATATGCTAAATATAAATGGGTACCGCCAAAGTTCATGGCAATAGGGATGTTCTAAAGAGCGATTTATTTAGATGATAATTGTTTTGTAGAGAAGGCCCAAAACATAGTGTGTAGAGGTGAAGGATATTCAATAAAGTAGATTTGCagcaaataaaaactgaaatagtgCAGTAAATGAAGCATGGGTTGTTTGTTTACTGATGTTACATTGTGGTGTGTCTGCAGGAGTTACTTAATCCGAGTGGTTCTGAGCGAGCATGACTTCTCTAAAAAAGAGGGCTATGAGCAGGTGTTCAACGTGTCGAAAGTGCTGGTCAATTACTTGTACAATTACAGGACATTTGACAATGACATCATGCTCTTAAAAGTAAGTATCCATTACACTTAAAGGCTAGGCTACAATTGTTGGTTTAGTTaaaaatatatgcatatttaatgaaacaattcaccatattttaatcatttacacATGTCAGGATGTCCAAACcaatatgaatttctttcttcaatGCAACAAAAAAGTTCAACAGAAATTATTGGATTTGGCACAACATggagatgaataaatgatgacagttttggGTAGCTGttctttttaaacacattttaaatacattgatTTATGTATCAGTTGGAGCGTCCAGCAGAGCTCAATGCATACGTTCAGCCAGCTACATTGCCAGTCTTGGGGAGTCCTCCATTACTACCGGCAACAACGTGCACAGTGAGCGGCTGGGGCGTCACTCAGGTGTACAGTTATTACCTGTCTCCCGTACTCCGCGCTGTGGACGTCTTCATCATCCCTCAGTGTcaatactactactactacagAATCACAGACAACATGGTGTGCGCTGGATCTCCACTGGGAGGAAAAGACTCCTGTCAGGTGAGTGATTTGGTTttgctttaatacattttggaagatgaatattaaaaaagtagATTATCCTTACACGTGCTTTGTTTGGCTACAGGGTGACTCTGGTGGACCTCTCATCTGTAATGGTTTGTTTGAGGGCATCGTGTCCTGGGGCATCAGTTGTGCCAACCGGTACTTCCCCGGAGTCTACACTAAAGTCCGCAACAACGTCGCCTGGATCAACTGGATAATTGACAACGACAACTCCTAAAATGctcttttttaaagaatgttgatctGCCACCATAAAAATAACACCTGatggttaaaaaaatatgtgagaTGAATAGTTGAAACATTAAAAGTGACTTTCATCTTATTTTctcaaacaaagattttttttaaataaagcttctATTTTGTACTGTAGGGAAGAAtatcacaaaacacaagaattaaagggatacttcaccctaaaatgaaatatttgtcattttttactcaccttcgagttgttccaaatctgtatacatttctttgttctgataaaaaaatcagaaaaagatatttggaaaaatgcttataacttGGAAGATTTGCCCCGGTTGACAGTgacccatagtaggaaaaatgacttgctatttttttttctgttgaatacaaaaatatattttgaagaatgttggacagcaaacagttctggggcacttttgaccaccgttatattttttcctaatatgggagtcaatgcGGTGGAAGAATCGTTTTGGTTataagaattcttccaaataaacgtctctgtgtttatcagaacaaagaaatgtattacatttGGAACGACtcaatggtgagtaaatgatgacagactttttattttagggtgaactatttctttaaacgTGATGACGTTGAACATTTTGATGCGACAAAGGGGCAAATTCTTGTTTGCATTGGCATTACACCAAATGTACAATGTTTACTGGTGCCTGTTTGATGGAGTTTAATGGAACAGCGCACCAATTAAATAACATCTCTGTTCTAACAAACATTCGGTAAAACCAAAAAGCCACGATGTCCTGGTCATTCTTTAttcttttacaaatgtttttttctaccTTTGTCATTTCAAGGCAGGGGTCcattaaacaataaacagaatattttccAATGCAGCTTATTGTTGCTGTGATTCCAGCCTATTTATCTTAGTTGTCCCTATGGAAACGCAAATGCTTTTCATTGTTATTCCATGGGGAATGTCAACATTATTGTGCAGTGACCTTTACTCCCATCCTTACCATCTCCCCGCCTCTCTGAGGGAAAGGTTGCCTAACTCTGACTAGAAATTACACATCAAATCCAGAAAATCAGGGAGGCGGACAATCTGGTAAACAGGGATTGGTTACCTGTCAGCTCTGGAAAGTTCCCAAACAAACAAAGTTATGAGCAGCTTCACTgaacacgacacacacacactgcgtGAGGCAACATGGGAGACGTACAGATCACACATGAGGTTAGAC
Protein-coding regions in this window:
- the si:dkey-33m11.8 gene encoding trypsin-3, whose product is MTKCLEFILLLIISTLQGSLQQRIIGGQEVKPYSIPYQASVQYNNYHYCGGTLIHPQWVVTAAHCWRPSYLIRVVLSEHDFSKKEGYEQVFNVSKVLVNYLYNYRTFDNDIMLLKLERPAELNAYVQPATLPVLGSPPLLPATTCTVSGWGVTQVYSYYLSPVLRAVDVFIIPQCQYYYYYRITDNMVCAGSPLGGKDSCQGDSGGPLICNGLFEGIVSWGISCANRYFPGVYTKVRNNVAWINWIIDNDNS